In Solanum pennellii chromosome 7, SPENNV200, the following are encoded in one genomic region:
- the LOC107024151 gene encoding HD domain-containing protein 2: MSRVLCKSLIPSLLSSSSISAQFRFKYFSTSSSSSSPRVSRMATEASSSSSSSSSSSASPSPSSAIDFLTLCHRLKTTKREGWVRRGVNNPESIADHMYRMGVMALIAADLPGVDRDKCVKMAIVHDIAEAIVGDITPADGVPKDEKSRRERAALEDMCKLLGGGSRAKEISDLWMEYEENSSLEAKVVKDFDKVEMILQALEYENEQGKDLEEFFQSTAGKFQTEVGKAWASEVASRRKKSN, encoded by the exons ATGAGCAGAGTGCTTTGTAAATCACTCATTCCTTCattactttcttcttcttccatttCTGCTCAGTTCAGATTCAAATACTTTTCAACTTCTTCGTCTTCATCATCTCCCAGGGTTTCTCGTATGGCTACCGAagcttcatcttcatcttcatcttcatcgtCGTCATCTGCATCTCCGTCTCCTTCCTCTGCCATCGATTTTTTAACCCTTTGTCACCGCCTCAAG ACGACAAAGAGAGAAGGTTGGGTACGTAGAGGGGTTAATAATCCTGAGTCTATAGCTGATCACATGTACCGTATGGGAGTAATGGCTCTTATTGCTGCTGACCTTCCTGGAGTTGATCGTGACAA GTGTGTTAAGATGGCAATTGTGCATGACATTGCAGAAG CAATTGTTGGAGATATCACTCCTGCTGATGGGGTTCCAAAGGACGAAAAGAGTAGACGAGAGCGAGCAGCACTAGAAGACATGTGTAAACTTTTAGGTGGAGGATCCCGAG CCAAGGAGATCAGTGATTTATGGATggaatatgaagaaaattctTCTTTAGAAGCCAAAGTGGTGAAGGACTTCGACAAG GTGGAGATGATACTTCAGGCATTGGAATATGAAAATG AGCAAGGGAAGGATTTGGAAGAATTTTTCCAGTCAACTGCAG GTAAGTTCCAAACAGAGGTGGGCAAAGCTTGGGCTTCAGAGGTAGCATCAAGAAGAAAGAAATCCAACTAA